The nucleotide sequence GGGTCTGAGTCGAGCACGAACTGAACTTTGTCGCCGGTGCGACGCAGCACGTAAATGTAGGCAATATCAGGGTTCGAGCCAACCAGTTCACGCAGCCGTGTAATCCCCTCACGGTAGGCGGGGTTGTCCTTGTCGGCGACCGTCAACAGCTGATCAAGCTCCGTTGGACTGAACGTGCGTGAGAGCAATCCGGTGCTGTACTGCAACCGCGCCTGCAGGCTGCCGAGCAAGGTGTCGATCGCGCTTTGGTAGAAGTAACTGCCGATGCTGCCAGACACCAGCACGACGGCAAGAAAGTGACTGAAGAACAGTTTTTGTCGGGTCGAGAATGTCATGCGCGGGTCTTTGTCGCAGCGCAGGAACGCCGCCGCAAGCCCGTAGGCCCCGGGCCTAAAACACTTTCTCGCCGCCCGGCCGCGGCGGCGGCGGCCGCAGCGTCAGAGCCACGTAATACGCGCCCACGGTAAACGCGGCGCACAGCAGCACGAACCAGTCGCCATGCTGCGTGTAGAAACTCTGCTGCCCGCGCCACGCGAGGTCGCGGTTGACGGTCACGGTCTGGCCGCCGCGGAAATAAACGCTGTCCGCCGCGCTGCGCAGCGTGGCCCGGATGGTGCCGTACTCGTCGATCCAGCCGCTCCAGCCGCCGTTGCCGACGCGGATGACCGGCCGGCGGTTCTCCACCGCCCGCAGCACCGAATGGGCCGCGTGCTGGTAGGCCGCGCCGCCCTCGCCGAACCAGGCGTTGTTCGTCAGCACAGCCAGCACCTCGGCGCCCGCCTGCACGCTCTCCCGCGCCAGGTTGGGGAAAATGTCCTCATAACAGATCAGCACGCCCACCGGCACCCGGCCGGTGGTGCCGGGCAGGGACAGCGGCGCGGCGGAAAGACCCGGCGTGAAATCACCGCCAATGGGGGCCACTTTCTCCAGCCAGCCGAGCACCGGGCGCAGCGGGATGTATTCCCCGAAGGGCACGAGCTTCCGCTTGGTGTAGTGTTTGGCGGATAACCCGCCGACCGGATCCACGACAAAGGCGCCGTTGTGCCAGCTGTCCGGGTCCTCGCCCGGCATGGCCGCGGCCACCGAGCCGAACAACAGCGGCTTGCCGGTCTTGCGCGTCACCTGCTGCAACCAGTCCTGCACGTTCGCATCCTGATACAGTGCCCACGGCGTGACCGCCTCGGGCCAGAGGATGAAGTCGGGCGCCCCGCGGTCGTTGGCGGCCACCGTTACCTCGTCCAGCGTCGCCAGCACGCTGCTCGCGAAAGCCTCGTCCCACTTCTGGGTCTGCGGGATGTAGGGCTGCACCAGCGCCACCTTGGCGAGCTTGACCCGCTGGCCGCCCATCAGGCCAGTGAGGAACGGAAACGAACCGCCGATGAGCAGGAGCAGCGCGACCATGAACTCCGGGCTGCGCTTCCGCAGGCCAGTCATGCCCTCGAAGAAAATCCGGTGGGCGTAGGCCGCCACGCCGAGGCCGAAAAACACCAGCAGGAAGGACACGCCCCAGGCGCCCGTGATCGAGGCACTCTGCAGCACGAGCGGACGCTGCCACTGGCTCGCGGCGAGCGGCAGCCATGGAAACCCGCCGAAGAGCACGCTGCGCAGCCACTCCAGCATGACCCACAGGCCCGCCAGACCCAGCAGCACGATCACCCGCACGACCACCGGATGCCCGGCCAGCCGCGGCACCGCCCACCACGCGGCCAGGAACCAGACCCCGACCAGCAGCCCGACAAAGGGCCCGAGCATGAAGAGGCCGGCCCACGTCACATGGTGGAGCCAACCGAGCAACACGGTCCAAGCCACCACCTGGGAACCCAGGGTGGCCCAGGCAAAGTGGCGGAACGACGGCCGGCGGTAGGCCCACAGCACCGCGGGCACGACCAGCGCATAGGCGGCCTCGCCGGCGTTGACGGGGGGAAACGCGACGACCGTGAACAACAGCGTGGACGCAAACACGGCTAGGCCCCACGCGAGTTGCGGGTACCGTTCCCACAGGGTCGGGCGCGGCGCGTACGGGTCGGACAGGTCGATCGGGGCGGTCATGGTCACAATTGCGGCAACACGGCCGGCAAGTCGGCGAGACTCGTGATCTGGCGGAAACGCGGCAGCGCCGCGGGGTCGATCTCCACGTGCTCGTGCTGCCAGGTGACGTGATAGGGCACGTGCACGCCGGCGCCGCCGAGCTGGAGCACGGGCAGGATGTCGGACTTGAGTGAGTTGCCTACCATCGCGAACTCGTCCAGCGCCACGCCGTGGCGGCGCAGCACGCGCTCGTAGGCGGGGCCGTCCTTTTCGCTCAGGATCTCGATCGCGTGGAAATGGGCGGCCAGGCCCGAGGCGGCTACCTTGCGTTCCTGGTGGTGCAGGTCGCCCTTGGTGATCAGCAGCAGGCGATAGTCCCGCGCCAGCGCGGGCACCACTGCGGCGACGCCCGCCAGCAACTCGACCGGATGCGCGAGCATCTCCCGTCCCGTGGCCAGGATCTCCTCGATCTCGCCGGCCGTGACCTGGCCGCGCGTCAGGGTGATGGCCGTCTCGACGCAGCTGAGGGTGTAGCCCTTCACGCCGTAGCCATAAAGGCCGAGGTTCTTCATCTCGGTGGCGAAGAGCACGCGGTCCACCTCGGCCCGCGGGTGGTATTTCGCCAGCAGGGCCCGGTAGCGCTCATGGGCCTGCTCGAAGATATCCTCGTTGCGCCAGAGGGTGTCGTCGGCGTCGAAACCGATGATGCGGATCATGGGCGGGATGGTTTGGACTGGGTTTTGTAGCGACGTACCTGGCGGACGCCCGCGGGCGCCGACGAGCGACGCCCCGACACCATGACGTTAAGCCCCGTGGCAGTTCTTGAATTTCTTGCCGGAGCCGCAGGGGCACGGGTCGTTGCGGCCGACCTTGGGGGTCTCGCGACGGATCGTGACGGCCGGCAGCGTGATCTCCGGCGCGGCGGCGGCAGGCGCCTCGCCCGCGGGGGCGGCCGACGCGGCGGCGGCGCCGAGCGCGGTGGGCGCGGCAGCCGGGCCCTGCATGCGCGCGGAGCGCGAGAGGATGGCGAAGAGGTTCTCGAAGGCGTCGCGGTTGGTCGCCGAGCGGAAGAGGCTCGTGCAGATCTGCAGGCGCACGTTGTTCATCAGCTCCTCGAAGAAGCGGAAGGCCTCGCCCTTGTACTCGGACAGCGGGTCCTTCTGGCCGTAGCTGCGCAGGCCGATGGAGCGGCGCAGCTCCTCCATCTCGGTCAGGTGCTCCTGCCAGTGGTGGTCGATGGCGTTGATGACAATGTAGCGCTCGAGGCCGCCCAGGGCGGCCTGGTCCTCGACGGATTCCTTGAGGGCGTAGGCCTTGCGGATGCGCTCCACGAGGGCCTTGAGGAGCGTCTCGAGGTCGCCGGTGAGCTCGTCGACCTTGGCGCTGACGGGAAAGTGCGAGTTGAGCCAGCCGACGAGGGCCTCGAGGTTCGTGGCGTTGGCATCGCCCTTGCCGCCGTAGTTGGCGGCCTCGAGGCGGCTCGCGATCTCCTCCTCGATCATCTCGAAGATGATGTCCTTCGGGCGGTCGCTGTGCAGGGCGGCGTTGCGGATGCCGTAGATGACCTCGCGCTGCTTGTTGAGCACGTCGTCGTACTGGAGCAGGCGCTTGCGGATCGAGAAGTTCTGCTGCTCGACCTTCTTCTGCGCGGACTCGATGGAGTAGTTGAGCCACTTGTGCTCAAGCTCCTCGCCCTCCTGCATGGAGCCCTCCATGATCTTGGAGGCCAGGTTGCCCTGGAGGAAGAGGCGCATGAGGTCGTCCTCGAGCGAGAGGAAGAACTTGGTCTGGCCGGGGTCGCCCTGGCGCGAGCAGCGGCCGCGCAGCTGGCGGTCGATGCGGCGGGACTCGTGGCGCTCCGTGCCGACGACGAACAGGCCGCCGAGCTCGCGGACGCCCTCGCCCAGCTTGATGTCGGTGCCGCGGCCCGCCATGTTGGTGGCGATGGTGACGGCGCCGCGCTGGCCGGCGCGGGTGACGATCTCGGCCTCCTGCTGGTGGAACTTCGCGTTGAGGACGGTGTGGATGACGTTCGCGCGCTTCAGCATGCGGCTGAGCACCTCGGATTGCTCGACGGTGACGGTGCCGACGAGCACGGGCTGGCCGCGGGCCTGCGCCTCCTGGATCTGCTTCACGACCGCGTTGTACTTGTCGCGGCGGGTCTTGAAGATCGAGTCGTTCAGGTCGACGCGGATGCCCGGCTTGTTGGTCGGGATCTGGGTGACGGCAAGGCGGTAGATCTCGTTGAACTCGGTGGCCTCGGTCTCGGCGGTGCCGGTCATGCCCGCGAGCTTCTCGTACATGCGGAAGTAATTCTGGATCGTGACCGTGGCGTAGGTGCGCGTCTCGCGCTCGATCGTGACGTTTTCCTTGGCCTCGACCGCCTGGTGCAGGCCGTCGGACCAGCGGCGGCCCGACATGATGCGGCCGGTGTTCTCGTCGACGATGACGACCTTGCCTTCCTGCACGACGTATTCGACGTCGCGCTCGTAGATGGAATAGGCGCGGAGCAGCTGGGAAAGGGCGTGGATGTCCTCGGACACGACCTCGTAGCGGTTCTGGGCATCGCGCTTGGCCTGTTCCTTTTCCTCGGGCGACTTCGTGGTGTCCTTCTCGATGTCGATGAACAGGCTCGCCAGGTCGGGCAGCACGAAGGCGTCGGGATCGTCGGGGCGGAGCTTCTTGCGGCCCACCTCGGTGAGGTCGGCCTGGTGGTTCTTCTCGTCGATGACGAAGAAGAGCTCCTCCTTGTACTTGTAGAGCTCGGTCTTGTTGAAGTCGCTGTGCATCTCGACGTCGGTCTTGTCGAGGAGCTTGCGCCACTCCGGGTTTTCCTGGAGGCGGAGGAGCTGCTTGTTCTTGGGCATGCCCAGCTTGACCTGGAGCAGCTTCATCGCGGCGATCTGGCGCTCGTCGGGGGTGAGGGCCGGCTTCTCGAGCAGGTCGGAGGCGTCCTTGACGAGGTGGTTGATGAGCTTGAGCTGGGCGGCGACGAGCTGCTCGACGCCGGGCTTGAGCCGGGTGAAGGGCTGCTCGCGCTCGATCGGGGCCGGGCCGGAGATGATCAGCGGCGTGCGCGCCTCGTCGACGAGGATGGAGTCGATCTCGTCCACGATGCAGTAGAAGTGGTCGCGCTGCACCTGGTTCTCCTTGCGCGTGGCCATGCCGTTGTCGCGGAGGTAGTCGAAGCCGAACTCGGAGGCGGTGCCGTAGGTGATGTCGCGGCCGTACATCTCGCGGCGCTGCTCGGAATGCATCTGCTGCTGGATGCAGCCCACGGAGATGCCGAGGAAGTTGTAGAGGTGCCCCATCCACTCGGAGTCGCGGCGGGCGAGGTAGTCGTTGACCGTGACGAGCTGGGTGTTCTTGCCGGTGAGGGCGTTGAGGTAGAGGGGCAGCGTCGCGACGAGGGTCTTGCCCTCGCCCGTGGCCATCTCGGCGATGCGACCCTCGTGCAGGGTCATGCCGCCGATCAGCTGGACGTCGAAATGCACCATTTCCCAGACAAGCTCGTGGTCGCACACCGTGAACGAGCGGCCGCACATGCGGCGGGCGGCGTTCTTCACCGCGGCAAAGGCCTCGGGCAGGATCTGATCGAGGGTCTCGCCACCCTTCACGCGGGCGCGAAACTCCTCGGTCTTGGCCCGGAGCTGCTCCTCGGTGAGCTGCTGGTATTGCTGCTCAAACTCGTTGATCCGAGCGACGATGGGGCGGCACTTCTCGATGTATTTCCGGTGATGCCTGCCGGCGAACTTCTTAAGGATGAAACTGAGCATGGATAGGGGTTGAGTGAAACCCTCCCGCTGGGCCTTGGCAAACGGCAAATCCACTCCCTCGAAATGCATAAATCTCTGGCCGGCAGCAGTTGTGAGAAATTTCCTCCCAGTTTGCATGAAGCCTGCTAATCAAAGGCCTACCCTCCATGTCCTCCAGCAAGCCCGCCTCCCCCGCCGCCGCCCTGCCCGAACCTTTCCGCAACTACGAAACCGGGAACTTTTACGACGAGATGCTGGGCCCCGACGGCCGCGTCCGGCCCCATTACCAGCATTTCCTCAAGCATTTCGGCGAAGTGGGCCCCGAGGACTTCGCCGCCAAGCGCAACGCGGTGGACCTCGCCTTCCTCCGCCAGGGTGTGACCTTCAACGTCTACGGCGACTCCCAGGGCACGGAGCGCATCTTCCCCTTCGACCTCGTGCCGCGCATCATCCCGGCCAGCGAGTGGGAGCACCTCGAGGCCGGCCTCGTCCAGCGCATCACCGCCCTCAATCTCTTCCTGCACGACATCTACCACGAGCAGAACATCATCAAGGACGGCACCATCCCCGCCCACTACGTGATGTCGGCCAAGCATTTCCGCCGCGAGTTCATGCACGTGAAGGTGCCGCGTGACATCTACATCCACATCTGCGGCACCGACATTATCCGCGACGACAAGGGCCAGTACCTCGTCCTCGAGGACAACGCCCGCTGCCCCTCCGGGGTCAGCTACGTGCTGGAAAACCGCCGCGCCCTGAAGCGCACCTTCCCGGAGATCTTCGAGTCGGGCGGCGTCCGCCCGGTGGAGAACTATTCGCAGGAGCTGCTCAAGGTCCTGCAGCACACCGCCCCCGCCGGCGTCGCCGAGCCCACCGTCGCCCTGCTCACGCCCGGGCCCTACAATTCCGCCTACTTCGAGCACACCTACCTCGCCCGCCAGATGGGCATCGAGATCGTCGAGGGCCGCGACCTCGTGGTCCGCGACCAGCACGTGTACATGCGCACCACCAAGGGCCTCCAGCCGGTGCACGTCATCTACCGCCGCATCGACGACGACTTCCTCGACCCGACCGTCTTCCGCCGCGACTCCGCCCTCGGTGTGCCCGGCCTCGTCAACGCCTACCGCGCCGGCAAGGTCTCCCTCGCCAATTCCATCGGCACCGGCGTCGCCGACGACAAGGTGATGTATTATTTCGTCCCCCGCATCATCAAGTACTACCTCGACCAGGACCCGATCCTGCCGAACGTGCCGACCTACCTCGCCAGCGAGGAGGCCGACAAGCAGTACATGATCGAGAACCTGGACAAGCTCGTGGTGAAGGCGGCCAACGAGGCCGGCGGCTACGGCATGCTCATGGGCCCGCACGCCACCCAGGCCGAGCGCGACGAATTCCGCACCCGCATCCTCGCCGACCCCCGCAACTACATCGGCCAGCCGATGATCTCCCTCTCCCGCCATCCCACCTACTGCGGAGAGGCCGAGGGCTTCGCCGGCCGCCACATCGACCTGCGCCCCTTCATCCTCTACGGCGAAAAGACCGTCATCATCCCCGGCGGCCTCACCCGCGTCGCCCTCCGCAAGGGCTCGCTCGTCGTCAATTCCTCGCAAGGCGGCGGCAGCAAGGAATCCTGGGTCCTCTACGGCAACCACTAAGCCCCCCCTTTCCTCCCATGCTTTCCCGTGTCGCCAATTCCCTTTACTGGATGAGCCGCTACATCGAGCGCGCCGAGAGCATCGCGCGCCTCGTGGACGTGAACCTCCAGATGCTGCTCGATTTCCGCAATCTCGACGACGCCACCCTCAACGCCCACTGGATGCCCATCGTCCAGAGCTCCGGCGACGAGGAGCTCTTCCGGAAACTCTACCCAAAGACCACCGGCCAGACCGTGACCGACTTCATGGTCTTCAACCCGGCCAACCCCAACTCGATCTATTCCTCGATCGGGCAGGCCCGCGAAAATGCCCGCATGGTGCGCGACCAGATCGCCGTCGAGCTCTGGGAGGAGATCAACCGCATCTACCTGTTCCTCAATTCGCCCCGCGCGAAGAAGGAATGGCGGGAGAGCCCCTCGGACTTCTTCCACACCATCCGCAACGCCTCGCTCCTGCTCCAGGGCCTGACCGACGCCACCATCGTCCGCAACGAGGGCTGGTTCTTCATCCAGGTCGGCCGCTACCTCGAGCGCGCCGACAAGACCTCGCGCATTCTCGACGTGCGCCACGCCTCCCTCCCCCCGCGCGGTGCCCCCGACGCCCCCAGCCAGACCGACGCCCTCGGCTGGTCGGCCGTGCTCCGCTCCTGCAGCGCCTGGGATGCCTACAAGGCGCTCTACGGCGCTGAGGTCCAGCCGGCGCTCGTGGCTGAGTTCCTCCTGCTCACCGACGATTTCCCCCGCTCCGTCCGCTTCTCCGTCCGCCACCTCAACACCGTCCTCCGCCGCATCTCCGGCGTCCACGAGGGCCGTTTCAGCAATGAGGCCGAGAAACTCGCCGGCCGCCTGCTCGCCGAGCTCCAGTTCAGCACGGCCGACGACATCTTCGAGGTCGGCCTGCACAACTACATCGACATCCTGCAGGGCAAGCTCAACGCCATTGGCGAGGCCCTCTTCCAGGCCTACATCTTCCAGCCCTTCCAAACCCCCGATGAGAACGAGCTCCGCCAACAGGAGGAGCAGCAACAACAGCAGACCGGCCCCGCCGCCGACCTGTCCTGAGCCCTCCGCCGGGCTCATTTTCTCACCCCGCATGCACCCCGCATGAAACTTCACGTCCTTCACCGCACCCGTTTCAAGTACGGCGCGAACGTCCACGAAAGCTTCAACGAGGCCCGGCTGCAGCCCGTCACGGCCGGCGCGCAGGTCTGCCACAGCTTTGTCCTCAAGGTCCTGCCGACCTCCCGGCTGTCGCACTACCTCGATTTCCACCTCAACTACGTCCATCTCTTCGAGGTCAACCAGCCCCACACCGACCTGATGGTCGAGGCCAACTCCGTCGTCACCACGGGCGACGAGGCCACCCTGCCCGCCGGGCTCACGCCCGCGCCCATGTCCCGGCTCGCCGAGTGCGCCCGCCTGGAGCGCTGCTACGATTTCCTCCAGTCCAGCACCTACGTCGAGGTCTCCGCCGAGCTCTGGCGCCTGGCGATTGATGCCACCGACGGGCAGACGGATGTCTGGCAGGCCGCCCAGGCGGTCATGCGCTACATCAACCGCGAATTCCGCTACCAGCCCGCCGTCACCCACGCCCACACGCACATGCGCGAGGTGCTCGAGAAGCGTGCCGGCGTCTGCCAGGATTTCGCCCATGTCATGCTCGGCCTCTGCCGCGCGCTCAAGATCCCCGCCCGCTACGTCAGCGGCTACCTCTACAACGGTCCCGCCGACCAGCTGAAGGGCGCCCAGGCCAGCCACGCGTGGGTCGAGGTCTACGTGCTCGGCCACGGCTGGTGCGGCCTCGACCCCACCAACAACCGGGCCGCCGACAGTCACTATGTGAAGGTCGCCACCGGCCGCGACTTCGCCGACGTCTCCCCGCTGAAAGGCACCTACCGCGGCACCGCCAAGCGCGAGCTGACCGTGGACGTGCTCGTCTCACGCCTTGAGGAATCGGAAGCGACGCCGGCCGGCGCCGTCGCCGAACACGGCGGGGTTTGATCCCCGCGCGCCGCAGCCGCGACGACGCAACCTGGCTGGGCCGGACTATTTCTGCTCGGTGGGCGCCGGCCGGACCACAGCGCTTGCCTTGGGTGGCGACGGAGGGCAGGCCGGACACATGGCATCGAGCGCGCCCATGTATTTGTCCATGCAGACCGGGCACAGGCCGTGCGAGAAATCCGCGTCAGTCCGCTCGGCGATGTAGACCTCCACCTGCTGCCAGTACCCCTTCTCGTCGCGGATCTTCTTGCAGGAGGCGCAAATCGGGAGGATCCCGCGCAGCGTGTGGATTTCATCCAAGGCCTTCTGCAGCCGGTCGGCCCGGTCACGGGCTATCTCGTACAGCCGGATGTTTTCGATGACCAGCGGGTCAACCGTGCCGGGCTTCAGCGGCTCCCGTTCCACCACCACGTACTGTGATTCGACGACGCCGTTCTTGTTATCAAAGGACTTTTTTAACAGCCGCATCGACTTGCCATGCTTGTCGGCCAGATAATAGAGGCAGAGATTGAGCGGGCAGGCGAGAAACGGATTGTCGCTGATCTCGTGCAATTCCCGATAGGCGTCCACGCCGTAAAGATCGTGCCAGATGTAGTTGCTGCCGGTCTCAGCGGCTTGGACCTCGAGTTTGCCGACGAAGCCATTCCGGACGAATAAGTCGGTCAGCTTGGCCAGGTCGGCCACCTCGCCGGTTTCGGTGAACGCGAATCCGTGGCGGTTGAGGTAATCGATGATTTCCTTTCCGACATCCCGAAGGATGGAAGCCTGGGCGAACGCGTCGTATTTCGTCAGAATCTTACCGTACGAGACCAGCAGTGCCTCATACAACCGCTGCGAGAAAAGAGGCATGGCATCCGCGCCCGCCCCGCCGGGGTTAGGATCGTTGGTTGGCATGCCAGAAATATAAACCATCGGCCCCCATCGCCTTCAATCGTTAAAGCCGTAACGCCGGCCGGTGCCATCGCCGAACACGGCGGGGTTTGAACCGAGCGCAATCCCAGCGCCGGGTGGAGCGCGTTGCCCTCAACGCGCTTCCGGCGCGTGGCTACTTGCCCGGGATAACGTCCGCGTATTTCGCCCAGTCCTTGACGAGCGCGTGCACCACCGGGCTGCCCGTGCGGTATGCCGCCTCCAGGGCGGGCATCATGCCCTGGTACTCGGCCACCATGCTGTCGGCCGCGGTCTGGCCCGTGGGCGGCATCGAGAAATTGCTGCCCGTGCGCAGGAAGAGCACGCGCTGGAAATCCACTTTCTTGAGCGCAGCGAGCCGCTCGAGCGCGTTCGCGATGCCGTGGTCCTCCATGTTCGACATCGCGCAACTGCCCTTGCCGCCGGTGTAGAGCCGCGTCCAGTCGTCGGCCCATTTTTGCAGGGCCGCCCCGTGCCAGTAACGGCAGGAGCCGAAGCTATCGCCGTAGAGCACGCTGGGCGCCGCCTGCGCCGCGGGAAATCCCACATAGAGCGCCCGGTGCGCCTGGGCCTCGAGGGTGTCGTGGAGCTCCACGTTCTTCGTGAGTTCATAGGCCCATTCGACCAGGGCGGGATTGAGCGTCCAGGCCATCGGCTTCGGCGCCCAGCCAGGAATAACCGGCGGGGTCAGCGGCGTCTTGTTGCCCAGCGCCATGATGCCATAGGGCCAGTCCGCCGGGGCCTCGCGAGTGTCGATCTCGTAGGCGATGTCGCCGTCGATGACGTGCCGCGCCCACGCCGCGCTGCCCTCGGTGGCGACGTGCGGGCTGACGCCGGCGATGCCGTTCACCAGCCAGTAGGACTGCGACAGGTCGAAGCGCGGATCGAAGCCGAGCGCCTGGATCTGCAGGCTGGCGCGCACGGTGGTGCCGGACACGACGCCGTAGACCCCTTGGTCATTGAAGTGCACCGGATGATCCAGCCCGGGCACGGTCATGGTCTGCGTGAGTTTCTCGCGCTCAGCCCACAGCTGGAATTCACCCGGCTTGTCGCCCATGCTCATCCCGTACTCGAACGTGACGACGACGATGACCTTGGGGCGGATCAATTCAGCGGCGGACAGGGAAGTCATGACCAAGAGGAGAAGCGGCAGCAGCCGGGACAGGCGTGGGAGGGAGGTGAGCATGGGAAAGGCGAGCAATCGTTATGCCAGCTGTAGGGCGGGATCTCCGAATCCCGCCTCGAACGCGCCACCAGGTTCGAACGCTGGCGGGGTTCGGAGACCCCGCCCTACAACACCCTCACACCTTCGTCTTGAAGTAGGCGATGGTCTTCTTGAGGCCCTCGGCGAGCGGGACCTTGGGTTCCCACTTGAGGTGTTTCTTGGCGAGCGTGATGTCGGGCCGGCGCTGCTTTGGGTCGTCGGCGGGCAACGGTTTGTGGACGATCTTGGATTTGCTCTTCGTCAGCTTCAGCACCTGCTCGGCCAGCTCGAGCATCGTGAACTCGCCGGGGTTGCCGATGTTCACCGGACCGACGGTCTCGGTCTGGTTCATCAGGCGCACGAAGCCCTCGAGCAGGTCGTCAACGTAGCAGAAGGAGCGCGTCTGCGAGCCGTCGCCGTAGACCGTGAGGTCAATCCCTTTGAGCGCCTGGACGATGAAATTGGAAACGACGCGGCCGTCGTTCGGGTGCATGCGCGGGCCGTAGGTGTTGAAGATGCGCACGACGCGGATATCCACCTTGTTCTCGCGGTGGTAGTCGAAGAAGAGCGTCTCGGCGCAGCGCTTGCCCTCGTCGTAGCAGGAGCGGCGGCCGATGGGGTTGACGTTGCCCCAGTAGCTTTCCGGCTGCGGGTGCACCGACGGGTCGCCGTACACCTCGGACGTCGAAGCCTGGAAGACGCGCGCCTTGACCCGCTTGGCGAGGCCGAGACAGTTGATCGCCCCCATCACCGAGGTCTTCGTGGTCTTGATCGGGTTGAACTGGTAGTGCGGGGGCGAGGCCGGGCAGGCGAGGTTGTAGATCTGGTCCACCTCATACTTGAATGGGTCGGTGACATCGTGCCGGACGAACTCGAACTTCGGGTGCTTCAGCAGGTGGGCGATGTTGGACTTCGAGCCGGTGAAAAGATTGTCGAGACAGATGATCTCGTGATCTTGGGCGAGCAGCTTGTCGCACAGGTGGCTGCCCAGAAAGCCGGCCCCGCCGGTGATGAGAATGCGCATGGGAGTGGTGGAAATGAGAGGGAAAGAGATAGCAAGCAGGCAAGGCTTGGCGAGCTTCCAATCGGGGCATCCCCGATGCGGGCCGGGGGTAAACCCCGAGGATTTGCTCTGGCCACCGCGGGGGTCCGGCCCAACCCTGCCCCACCGTATGTCGCCCTTGTCCGGCCGCGTGCCGACCGCCTACCCCCCGCTCGGGCCTGCCGTTTTGTTGGTGCTGGGCGTGCTCTTCCTCCAAGCCGCGGGCGGCGTGCTGATCATGCTGCTGGCCGCCTGGGCCGGCGGGGCGATGGCGGCCGGGACCAGCGCGTTGTACAACCCTTGGAGCCTGGCCGTGATCAACACGCTGGCCATCGGCCTCATCCTCGCCGCGGGCCTCCGGGGCACGGGTGAATCCTTCGCGCGGTTTCTGATCATCCGTCCCTTCGCCCCCGGGCAGGTGCCGGCGGTCCTGCTGACCGCCGCGGGCCTGGCGGTGGTGCTCGGGGAAACGGACAACCTGATCCTGGAACTCTTACAGGCGCTGGGCTGGACGGACGGATTCTCGCCGGATCTGATCGACCTGCCGGGCCAGCCCGTGGGCAGTTTTCTCCTGCTCGTGATCGTGGCGCCCCTCACGGAGGAATACTTTTTTCGCGGCCTGCTCCTCCGCGGGCTGCTCAGCCGGCACCGGGCGCCGGTGGCGATCGGCGTCACGGCGCTGCTGTTCGGCCTCGTCCACGCCAATCTCCGACAGCTCTTCCTCGGCGCGGTCATCGGAGCCGTCTTTGGCTGGTGGTACCTGCGCAGCCGGTCCCTCGGTCCCTGCCTGATCGGCCACGCGGTCTTCAACGCCCTGGCCTGGTTCGCCCTGCTGTTTCCGTCCGAATGGGTGCCGTTCACCCATAATCAACCGGGGACCCTCATCGCGCATCAGCCAGTCTGGTTCACAGTCAGCGGGATCCTCGCCGTCGGGCTCGGGCTGGCCTGGTTTGCCCGGTATCCGGCCAGCCCGCCGCCCGCCCCCCCTACTCCGGACGCAGAGCCACTCCCGCCGCTGTTGGCCCCGCCCCCGGCTCCCTCGGCCTAGCTGCAATCCGGGCCAAACGCCTTGCCTGCGACCACCGCGTTACCTTTCCTCCGTCCACGCATGACTCCCGCCAGCGCACCCCGGGCGCCCGACGCCCTCCTGATCGTCCTGGTCGTGCTGCTGGCCGCGATCGGCCTGACCTGGGTGGTGCCAGCCGGAGAATTCGAGCGCGGCCAGTCCGGCAGCCGGACCGTCGTCGTGCCCGGGACCTACCGGAGCGTCGAGGCGCAGCCCGTGTCCTGGCACGCGGTGTTCACCGCTCCCATGAAGGGCTTCAGCGACAAAGA is from Lacunisphaera limnophila and encodes:
- a CDS encoding CPBP family intramembrane glutamic endopeptidase, which translates into the protein MSPLSGRVPTAYPPLGPAVLLVLGVLFLQAAGGVLIMLLAAWAGGAMAAGTSALYNPWSLAVINTLAIGLILAAGLRGTGESFARFLIIRPFAPGQVPAVLLTAAGLAVVLGETDNLILELLQALGWTDGFSPDLIDLPGQPVGSFLLLVIVAPLTEEYFFRGLLLRGLLSRHRAPVAIGVTALLFGLVHANLRQLFLGAVIGAVFGWWYLRSRSLGPCLIGHAVFNALAWFALLFPSEWVPFTHNQPGTLIAHQPVWFTVSGILAVGLGLAWFARYPASPPPAPPTPDAEPLPPLLAPPPAPSA